One genomic segment of Pagrus major chromosome 13, Pma_NU_1.0 includes these proteins:
- the ywhag1 gene encoding 14-3-3 protein gamma-1 encodes MVDREQLVQKARLAEQAERYDDMAAAMKSVTELNEALSNEERNLLSVAYKNVVGARRSSWRVISSIEQKTSADGNEKKIEMVRAYREKIEKELEAVCQDVLNLLDNFLIKNCNETQHESKVFYLKMKGDYYRYLAEVATGEKRAAVVESSEKSYSEAHEISKEHMQPTHPIRLGLALNYSVFYYEIQNAPEQACHLAKTAFDDAIAELDTLNEDSYKDSTLIMQLLRDNLTLWTSDQQDDEGGEGNN; translated from the exons ATGGTAGACCGCGAGCAACTGGTGCAGAAAGCCAGGCTGGCCGAGCAGGCGGAGAGGTATGATGATATGGCAGCTGCCATGAAATCG GTCACAGAGCTGAACGAAGCATTATCCAATGAGGAGAGAAACCTGCTCTCTGTGGCCTATAAGAACGTGGTTGGGGCGAGGCGTTCATCCTGGCGCGTCATCTCCAGCATTGAGCAGAAGACATCGGCCGACGGCAACGAGAAGAAGATCGAGATGGTGCGCGCCTACCGGGAAAAGATCGAGAAGGAGCTGGAGGCCGTCTGCCAGGACGTGCTCAACCTCCTCGACAACTTCCTGATCAAGAACTGCAACGAGACGCAGCACGAGAGCAAAGTGTTCTACCTGAAGATGAAGGGCGACTACTACCGTTACCTGGCTGAGGTGGCCACGGGGGAGAAGAGAGCCGCAGTGGTGGAGTCCTCCGAGAAGTCCTACAGCGAGGCCCACGAGATCAGCAAGGAGCACATGCAGCCCACCCATCCCATCCGCCTGGGCCTGGCTCTCAACTACTCCGTCTTCTACTACGAGATCCAGAACGCCCCCGAGCAGGCGTGCCACCTGGCCAAGACCGCCTTCGACGACGCCATCGCCGAGCTGGACACCCTCAACGAGGACTCCTACAAAGACTCCACTCTCATCATGCAGCTGCTACGAGACAACTTGACGCTGTGGACGAGCGACCAGCAGGACGACGAGGGAGGAGAGGGCAACAACTAA